Proteins encoded in a region of the Bacillus sp. T3 genome:
- a CDS encoding NADH dehydrogenase subunit 5 produces MGECGMIVSLPIVFFILLAVSVLSSLFLISPKVPLHFVRIHIGINSLPQVVALVALVSDHGGVSLGPWRFDNLTWLLALFVLIVGLIAQRYSVHYLLGDKNYRKYFALLTITTAADSLTWLSNDLRLLLFFWGVTLLGLTLLIGLKKEWQVARNAAGVTGRIFAISWIILVFVIIWVTQVTGHWQLSQVLSQNSLAQFATWEKTSINLLFILSVIIPAAQWPFQRWLLDSVVAPTPISAVMHAGIVNAGGMMLTRFAPFFNGDSAQYVLLVISSLSVLIGTGIMLVQVDYKRQLVGSTIAQMGFMLIQCALGAYLAAIIHAVLHGLFKSTLFLQSGSAIRQHETNLEKIKQTLNIWTISGVIFSGMVAIGYWLSSHGEAYQMISSVALGWSVFLAWTQLVATGNGHIARMAGFSIFAGAALLYTMIHSVFYKLLEKTIHTGIQPPTFAAILLVLVLLMISILGAWFSRNRTSTTFAIIYLWFVRVGEPHQNLIESHPKYLTQILYRGGK; encoded by the coding sequence ATGGGGGAATGCGGCATGATAGTTTCCTTGCCAATCGTATTTTTTATATTGCTCGCAGTGTCTGTACTTAGCTCATTATTCCTAATAAGCCCAAAAGTTCCCTTACATTTTGTCCGAATTCATATCGGTATAAATTCGTTGCCCCAGGTAGTTGCACTGGTAGCTCTTGTTTCTGACCATGGGGGGGTGAGCTTGGGGCCTTGGCGCTTTGATAACTTAACATGGCTTTTAGCCTTGTTTGTTTTAATAGTAGGATTAATTGCCCAGCGCTATTCTGTTCATTACTTACTTGGTGACAAAAATTACCGAAAATATTTTGCACTTCTTACCATTACCACAGCAGCTGACTCACTTACTTGGCTTAGCAACGATCTTCGCCTACTGTTGTTTTTCTGGGGTGTAACCCTTCTTGGGCTTACTTTGCTCATCGGTTTAAAAAAAGAATGGCAAGTGGCAAGAAATGCAGCTGGGGTTACGGGACGAATTTTTGCCATTAGCTGGATTATCTTAGTATTCGTCATCATTTGGGTAACGCAAGTAACAGGGCACTGGCAGTTATCTCAAGTTCTTTCCCAAAATAGCTTGGCGCAATTCGCTACATGGGAGAAAACAAGTATAAATTTACTGTTCATCCTAAGTGTCATTATACCTGCCGCACAATGGCCGTTCCAACGCTGGTTGTTAGATTCGGTTGTTGCCCCAACACCTATATCTGCAGTAATGCATGCGGGTATCGTAAATGCGGGTGGAATGATGTTAACTCGTTTCGCACCTTTTTTTAACGGGGATTCAGCACAGTATGTTTTACTCGTTATATCCAGTCTTTCTGTATTAATAGGAACTGGAATTATGTTAGTTCAAGTTGATTATAAACGGCAACTGGTTGGATCTACGATTGCACAAATGGGGTTCATGCTCATTCAATGTGCATTAGGTGCCTATTTGGCTGCTATCATTCATGCAGTATTACATGGGCTGTTTAAATCCACGTTATTCCTACAGTCGGGATCTGCCATTCGTCAACATGAAACAAATCTTGAGAAAATAAAGCAAACGTTAAATATATGGACAATTTCAGGAGTTATCTTTAGTGGAATGGTAGCTATTGGTTATTGGCTTTCTTCGCATGGAGAGGCATATCAAATGATAAGCTCAGTAGCTTTAGGATGGTCAGTGTTCCTTGCATGGACGCAATTAGTGGCTACTGGCAACGGGCATATCGCTCGAATGGCCGGATTTTCTATATTTGCTGGAGCAGCGCTTCTTTACACGATGATCCATTCAGTCTTTTATAAATTGTTAGAAAAAACCATTCATACAGGAATACAACCTCCCACCTTCGCGGCAATTTTGCTAGTGCTAGTCTTGTTGATGATCAGCATTTTAGGTGCCTGGTTCTCCCGTAACCGAACATCAACAACCTTTGCAATCATTTATCTTTGGTTCGTACGAGTGGGAGAGCCACATCAGAATTTGATAGAAAGCCATCCTAAGTATTTGACACAAATCTTGTATCGAGGAGGTAAATAA